CATGCTGCCGCACTCGGGCGGCGAGCAGTTCGTGCTGCAGGCCGGACTCGACATCCGGCCGGGCGCGACCCAGCACTCCTACCTCGACTACTGGGGCACGAGGGTCTCCACGTTCGAGGTGTTGACCCCGCACCGCGAGCTCGCCGTCACGGCGACGAGCCTCGTCGAGGTGCGCCCAGCCCCGCACCGTCGCGGCGAGCTCTCGTGGGAGGAGCTGGCAGAGGCCGCCAAGTCGACGCTCACCCTCGTCGAGGCATCCACTCCCTCGCCCGTCACGGCGCCGCCGCCCGACGTCGCCGCGCTCGCCGCGGAGATCGCGGCCGAGGGCGCACCGGTAGGCGAGACCGCACTCGAGGTGTGCCGCGCCGTCGGCGGAGCCATGGAGTACATGTTCGGGGTCACGGGCGTGCACTCGACCGCGAGTGAGGCGTGGGGCGAACGCAAGGGAGTCTGCCAAGACATCGCGCACCTCGCGATCGGTGCCCTGCGCTCGATCGGCATCCCGGCGCGCTACGTCTCGGGATACCTGCATCCCGACGCGGGCGCCGCGATCGGCGACACGGTCGTCGGCGAATCGCACGCGTGGGTCGAGTGGTTCGCGGGGGAATGGCACGGCTACGATCCGACGAACCTCGTCGAGGTCGGCGACCTCCACGTGCTCGTCGGTCGGGGCCGCGACTACAGCGATGTGCCGCCGTTGCGCGGCGTCTACGCGGGAGCGAGCACCTCCGAACTCTTCGTCACGGTCGAGATCACCCGCGTCGCCTGACCGCGCGATGCCACAATGGCCGCATGCCGATCTTCACCGACGCGTACGGCGTGCACATCCACTACCGGTCGTGGCGGGTGCCCGAGGCGACCGCGGTCGTGCAGCTCGCGCACGGCATCGGTGAGCACATCGGCCGATACTCCGAGCTCATCGAGGCGCTGAACGAAGCGGGGTACTCGGTGTGGGCCGACGATCACCGCGGCCACGGGCAGACCGGCTTCGAGCAGCACGGCGGCGACCTCACCCGCATGGGGCGGCTCGGCCCGGGCGGCGTGCGCGCCGCGATCGATGCCATGCAGCAGTTCACCGGAATCATCCGCGAGACCGAGGGACCCGACGTGCCGCTCGTGCTTCTCGGGCACTCGTGGGGATCGTTCATGGCGCAGCATGTGCTCAATCGCATGCCGAACGCGTTCGACGGGGTCGTGCTGTCGGGCACCGCGCGGCTCATCCCGGGGTACGGGAACCTCGGCAACCTCAACAAGGGCTTCGAGCGACCCGGCGGCACCTCCGTCGAATGGCTGAGCAGCGATCCGGGCGTCGCGAAGGCGTTCCAGGCCGATCCGTACACGACGGATCGCACGATCCAGCAGCTCCTCGGCTGGGTCGACGTGTTCCGGCTCACGACCTGGCCGTCGCGGCGCATCCCCTCCGAGCTCCCGTTGCTCATCATGGTCGGCTCGGACGACCCGGTCTCCTCCGAGCGGAACACCGTGCGCCTCCTCCGCGACTACGTGCGCCGGTGCGGCCTCGTCGACGCGCAGCTCATCGTCTACGAGGGCGACCGGCACGAGATCTTCAATGAGCCGAATCGCGCCGAGGTACGGGCCGACCTGA
The Agromyces albus DNA segment above includes these coding regions:
- a CDS encoding alpha/beta fold hydrolase, producing MPIFTDAYGVHIHYRSWRVPEATAVVQLAHGIGEHIGRYSELIEALNEAGYSVWADDHRGHGQTGFEQHGGDLTRMGRLGPGGVRAAIDAMQQFTGIIRETEGPDVPLVLLGHSWGSFMAQHVLNRMPNAFDGVVLSGTARLIPGYGNLGNLNKGFERPGGTSVEWLSSDPGVAKAFQADPYTTDRTIQQLLGWVDVFRLTTWPSRRIPSELPLLIMVGSDDPVSSERNTVRLLRDYVRRCGLVDAQLIVYEGDRHEIFNEPNRAEVRADLIRWLDERFATD
- a CDS encoding transglutaminase family protein; its protein translation is MSRISIVHRTGFSYEQPATASYNEARMLPHSGGEQFVLQAGLDIRPGATQHSYLDYWGTRVSTFEVLTPHRELAVTATSLVEVRPAPHRRGELSWEELAEAAKSTLTLVEASTPSPVTAPPPDVAALAAEIAAEGAPVGETALEVCRAVGGAMEYMFGVTGVHSTASEAWGERKGVCQDIAHLAIGALRSIGIPARYVSGYLHPDAGAAIGDTVVGESHAWVEWFAGEWHGYDPTNLVEVGDLHVLVGRGRDYSDVPPLRGVYAGASTSELFVTVEITRVA